One region of Mus pahari chromosome 16, PAHARI_EIJ_v1.1, whole genome shotgun sequence genomic DNA includes:
- the LOC110333950 gene encoding cathepsin J isoform X1 translates to MTSTVLLVILCLGVASGAPAHDPKLDTKWKDWKTKHAKSYNPKEEALRRSVWEENMRMIKLHNRENRLGKNDFTMKMNEFGDLTGEEFRKSMDNILIPAAVTDPHAQNHVSIGLPDYKDWREEGYVTPVRNQGSCRSCWAFAAVGAIEGQMFWKTGNLTALSVQNLLDCSKAEGNKGCRSGTAHQAFQYVLKNKGLEAEATYPYEGKEGPCRYRSENASANITDVVNLPPNEIYLWVAVAAIGPVSAAVDASHDSFRFYNTGIYHEPNCSSHFVNHAVLVVGYGSEGDVKDANNYWLIKNSWGEEWGMNGYMKIAKDRNNHCGIASLASYPNIF, encoded by the exons ATGACTTCTACTGTCCTTCTGGTAATCCTGTGCCTTGGAGTGGCCTCAGGTGCCCCAGCACATGATCCCAAATTGGATACTAAGTGGAAAGACTGGAAGACTAAACATGCAAAATCATACAACCCG AAAGAAGAAGCACTGAGGAGATCAGTGTGGGAAGAAAACATGAGAATGATCAAACTGCACAACAGGGAGAATCGCCTGGGGAAGAATGACTTcaccatgaaaatgaatgaatttggTGACCTG ACTGGTGAAGAATTCCGAAAATCGATGGACAATATTCTAATTCCTGCTGCCGTGACAGACCCACATGCCCAGAACCATGTATCTATTGGTTTACCCGATTATAAAGATTGGAGAGAGGAAGGCTATGTGACTCCTGTACGGAATCAG GGTAGCTGCAGATCTTGTTGGGCTTTTGCTGCAGTTGGCGCCATAGAAGGTCAGATGTTCTGGAAAACTGGCAACCTCACGGCTCTAAGTGTGCAGAACCTACTGGACTGTTCTAAAGCTGAGGGAAACAAAGGCTGCCGTTCGGGTACTGCACACCAAGCATTCcagtatgttttgaaaaataaaggtcTCGAGGCTGAGGCAACCTATCCATATGAAGGAAAA GAAGGACCCTGCAGGTACCGTAGTGAGAATGCTAGTGCTAATATCACAGATGTTGTGAACCTCCCACCGAATGAGATTTACCTATGGGTTGCTGTAGCAGCTATTGGGCCCGTCTCTGCAGCAGTTGATGCTTCTCATGACTCTTTCAGGTTCTACAATACAG GAATTTATCATGAGCCAAATTGCAGCAGTCATTTTGTGAATCATGCAGTTCTGGTGGTTGGCTATGGATCTGAGGGAGACGTGAAAGATGCCAATAACTACTGGCTGATCAAGAACAG CTGGGGTGAAGAATGGGGCATGAATGGCTACATGAAGATTGCCAAAGATCGCAACAACCACTGTGGAATTGCTTCACTTGCCAGCTACCCTAATATATTCTGA
- the LOC110333950 gene encoding cathepsin J isoform X2: MTSTVLLVILCLGVASGAPAHDPKLDTKWKDWKTKHAKSYNPVEALRRSVWEENMRMIKLHNRENRLGKNDFTMKMNEFGDLTGEEFRKSMDNILIPAAVTDPHAQNHVSIGLPDYKDWREEGYVTPVRNQGSCRSCWAFAAVGAIEGQMFWKTGNLTALSVQNLLDCSKAEGNKGCRSGTAHQAFQYVLKNKGLEAEATYPYEGKEGPCRYRSENASANITDVVNLPPNEIYLWVAVAAIGPVSAAVDASHDSFRFYNTGIYHEPNCSSHFVNHAVLVVGYGSEGDVKDANNYWLIKNSWGEEWGMNGYMKIAKDRNNHCGIASLASYPNIF, from the exons ATGACTTCTACTGTCCTTCTGGTAATCCTGTGCCTTGGAGTGGCCTCAGGTGCCCCAGCACATGATCCCAAATTGGATACTAAGTGGAAAGACTGGAAGACTAAACATGCAAAATCATACAACCCGGTTG AAGCACTGAGGAGATCAGTGTGGGAAGAAAACATGAGAATGATCAAACTGCACAACAGGGAGAATCGCCTGGGGAAGAATGACTTcaccatgaaaatgaatgaatttggTGACCTG ACTGGTGAAGAATTCCGAAAATCGATGGACAATATTCTAATTCCTGCTGCCGTGACAGACCCACATGCCCAGAACCATGTATCTATTGGTTTACCCGATTATAAAGATTGGAGAGAGGAAGGCTATGTGACTCCTGTACGGAATCAG GGTAGCTGCAGATCTTGTTGGGCTTTTGCTGCAGTTGGCGCCATAGAAGGTCAGATGTTCTGGAAAACTGGCAACCTCACGGCTCTAAGTGTGCAGAACCTACTGGACTGTTCTAAAGCTGAGGGAAACAAAGGCTGCCGTTCGGGTACTGCACACCAAGCATTCcagtatgttttgaaaaataaaggtcTCGAGGCTGAGGCAACCTATCCATATGAAGGAAAA GAAGGACCCTGCAGGTACCGTAGTGAGAATGCTAGTGCTAATATCACAGATGTTGTGAACCTCCCACCGAATGAGATTTACCTATGGGTTGCTGTAGCAGCTATTGGGCCCGTCTCTGCAGCAGTTGATGCTTCTCATGACTCTTTCAGGTTCTACAATACAG GAATTTATCATGAGCCAAATTGCAGCAGTCATTTTGTGAATCATGCAGTTCTGGTGGTTGGCTATGGATCTGAGGGAGACGTGAAAGATGCCAATAACTACTGGCTGATCAAGAACAG CTGGGGTGAAGAATGGGGCATGAATGGCTACATGAAGATTGCCAAAGATCGCAACAACCACTGTGGAATTGCTTCACTTGCCAGCTACCCTAATATATTCTGA